GTTCTCTAGTAAATCATGATTGTCCTTAAACTGATAATAATCAATATTTTGATCAAATTCTTCTATATGACCAGCATTATATTCCTCATCAGTTCTTATATCTATAAACTGATAATCCTTTGATAACATATCTTTCAATTCGTCTGTCGTTATATCCTGTGTATTGCTTGTACTACTACATCCAACCAAAAAGACAGCTAGTAAAATAGAACTGATTAGTAGTATAATTGATTTCATATATGATCTCTCCTTCTATCTCAATATACCTTTATGGGTATATTATAATACATTTATATTATTTACACAATGGTTTAACTTTGTTACTAGTGTTTCTACTCTACACTTCAACAACTTAAATACGTGGTAGTAATGCTTGGTTTTGATCATCAGTTGCAAACTCTTTTCATAAAGCAGTAGCAGTTGCAAACTGTAGATCCGATTGATAGCATTTAGAAGTCATATAATCATAATAAAACCGGCAACCATACTATCGCCAGCGCCTACTGGATTGATAGCTTCTTCTCTTACAGTATAGGCTCTATATACATCTTTATGTGTGTTCAAAATTGGTCCATCAATTCCAAGTGATATTAATACATTCTTCGCACCTCTATTAATTAATCGCTTACCATATTTAATAATTTTCTCATCGGTATCAATTTTACACCGAAAACCTCTTGTAATTCTTCTTTGTTGGGTTTAATTAGAAAAGGTTTATGAGGAAGTGTAGATCGTAACAAGTTGTCCGTATGTAAATACTTAGTTAATAAATATTATATCAAAAACAACGTCTAAAACCTAGAATCAAAATATTCTTGATAATTGCTTTCAATTTTATTATTTTAGGATATAATAGTACATGACAAAAGAGGTGAATACAATGTATGATGTTATTGTAATTGGAGCAGGTCCTTCTGGTATGTTTGCAGCACTCACTGCAGCCAAACAAGGAAAGAATGTATTACTAATTGAGAAGAATGAAGATGTTGGGAAGAAAATGCGAATCACAGGTGGCGGTCGTTGTAATATTACAAATTTTAAAGATACAAATGAATTTATAAGTAGTTTACCTACTCGTAATGGTCGCTTTTTATATAGTTCTTTAAATAACTTTAATCCTTATGATATTTATTATTTTTTTGAAAGTATTGGAGTACCGTTAAAAATTGAACCAGATGACAAAGTATTTCCAGTTAGTGATCAATCAATGGATTTTATCCATGCCCTTAAAAAAGAAATGAACACTCATCATGTAACAATTAAATGTAATACAGAAGTTTTAAACCTTAAATTAATGGAAGATCACAAACGAGTGATAACAAAACAGGAGATCTATGACACAAAAAATCTTGTAATTGCAACAGGTGGAAAAAGTTATCCACATACTGGTTCTAGTGGACAAGGACATGAGTTTGGCATTAAGGCTAATCATACACTGACAGAGCTATTTCCCACCGAAACTCCCTTGATTTCAAATGATCCTATTATTGCTTCAAAACGTTTGCAAGGTTTATCCTTCAAAGAAGTACAACTATCTCTATTAAACCAGGATAATCAAATCGTTAAATCACACCTACACGATCTAATTTTTACACACTTTGGTTTAAGTGGTCCTGCAGCGCTTAAATTGAGTCAGTTTGTTTATCATCATTTACAGGAACATCGAGTAGCTCACGTAGCCTTAGATGTGCTTCCTAATGAAACAAATCTATCAATCATTGATGAGATTAAATCTAGACGCCAAGAATCTCCTAACAAAAAAATAAAGAATGTATTATCTAATCTGTCACAAAGTAGATATCTTGAGTTTTTATATGAGCATTTAACTATTAATCAAGAGCAAAAAATCGCTAATATGTCAAATAATCAGATTGATGATTTTGTACAGGCTATAAAAGGACTCGTTATCAACATACATGATGTAAGACCAATTAAAAATGCCTTCGTAACAGGTGGAGGAATCTCTTTAGATGAGATTAATCCTAAAACAATGGAATCTAAACTTATACCTGGATTATATTTTATTGGTGAGGTTCTAGATTTACATGGTTACACCGGTGGGTACAATATGACAATCGCTTTATCCACAGGCTATACTGCAGGAATTAGTATACAGTGATAGTCGATAGAAAAAAACTCTCTACGTACGTCTGTAGAGAGTTTTTTTAAAATCTATCCAATACATGTGAATAGTTAATAGTTGTCTATCCGGGCGATTTGGTATCCCAAATTCTAATCCTATTGTACACTAAATGTAACAACCTATATAAATAAAATGATAAAGATTAAAATGGTATATCTCATAAAGTAAATTAACTCTTATGAATCGGTTGATTTATATCAAAGTTTTACTATAGAAGAAAACATAATCTTTTATACACAGTCCAATACCTTTAGGAGGACTACTCTGGTTGTCTGAAGTGTTTAAAGTAAAGTAATCTTATGAAACCAAACCATAATATAAATAGTCCAATCCCCAATAATTCTAAATTTATTAAGTACCATGGATAGCTTCCTAGATATGCTAATATCGTGTCCTCATGTGCAACGTCTTCTGCAATCTTAACATACACGTAATGTGTGTCATAGTGTGTATTAAAGAATAACATAACGACTGCCATTACTTGTAAAATTCCAAGCGTCCGTAGTGTCGTTTTGAACGTTGGAATGTAACGATGGACAATCATAAAATATAGTAGTATGACGATGATCAGTCCGTGTCCGGTCATAAACTGATAATAACGGAAATATTCATAACTATATCCAACGTCTGGTGTTATCATACTCCCTAATCTTCCTAATACTCCAGTAAAGATAACAAAAGTATGGATTCCTCTATTCTTTGTGAACGTAAGTATAATTGATAAAACATACTGATTGAGCATAGTTGAAATGGCAATGTTCCTACATGAATTCCCTCTAAGTACCAGGTAATCCCATAATGAGCAAAATAGAAAAAGGCGAGAATCGTACCCATTATGTAGCGAATCCATTTGTCAATACAATACGTCTACTTTGACTGATACGTTTTTGAAAAATAACCCATACCAATGTTTAAACTGCTAAGATTACAAGCGGAATAAGCCATTCAATAAAGCTCAATCTATAAGGCGTCAATCCTTCTGTTTCATAAGGGTTCGCATACTCAAAGAACCTTTCAAAAAAAATTTTTCATAATCCTTCCTACCCAAAAATAATAGTTTAATTTTATTATATCAAAGATAATTAGTATTAAGTACATGTTTCCTATTATAATTACATTACTAAGTTTTCTATTTTATCTGGATATAATAAAAAGAAACCAATGTGGTAGTACCACGTGTCACTTTGGTTTCTTTTTTGTTTAGTAGTTTACCTGTTAAATTACTTAATTTCTAGTACAAGTGCTTCATAAGGTCTTAAAATGTGGTTTCTTAAGTCTTCAATCTTCGCATTATTATAATTACTTAACACCTTTTTAACCATTTGATATTTATAAGAAACTTTAACTAATTTATCCGTAAAATTAGTTATAACAAGTAATTTCTTCTTATTGTATTCTCGTATATAACTATAAACAAATTTATTCTTTCTATCGATTAAACGGTATGAACCATAGACAATTATATTCTTGTAATCTCCATGGCGTCTTAAATGCGTTACTTGTTTATAGTAATTTAGTATTGAATTTGGATCCTTTAATTGCGATTCAACATTCACTGTTTTATAGTTTGGATTAACATGGAACCAAGGTTCTCCATCTGTAAATCCAGCATTTAATTTATTACTCCATTGCATTGGTGTTCTTGCATTATCACGACTACCATTTTTAACCTTTTTTACATATTCTCGTTCCGATAATCCTTCTTTTTTTGCATACTCATATTGATTTTTAATAGCTACATCATTAAAATCTTCTAATGTTTCGAAAGGATAGTTCGTCATACCAATTTCTTCACCATTATAAATAAATGGAGTTCCCCACATAAAATAAAGTGCAGTTGCTAACATTTTAGCAGATTCATTTCGATATTCACCCGTATTACCGTAATGACTTAATACACGAGGATGATCATGATTCAACCAATATAGTGGGTTCCAGCCTTTTCCAAAAGTTCCTGTCTGCCATTTATTAAAGATTTCCTTAAGATTCTTTACATTCGTTGTACCATCTTCATTATGTGACCAATTATGATCGAAATTAAATACCATATTGAACTCATTTTGATCATACCCAGAATATTTCAGAGCATCCATACAAGTTGCTCCACCACCAACTTCACCTACAGTCATCACATCACGGTCTTTAAGTACTTCTTTGTAGAATTCCTGCAAGTAATCATGTGCCTTTGGCAGGTTAGAGAATTTTCCCCAATCACACGCATATGGATTTGCTTTCATCTCAGAGTCAACAAATTCAGATTTTGATAAATGAGCAACAGCATCTACTCTAAATCCATCGATCCCAAGGTCTAGCCACCAGTTTGCCATCTTGTACATTTCTTTACGTAATGCCTCGTTCTTCCAGTTTAGATCTGGCATCTTATTAGAGAATATTTTCATAAAATATTGACCAGTTTGTTCATCCTTCTTCCAACAACTTCCGCCAAAGAATGATGCCCAGTTTGTTGGTTCTATTTCATTTCCTTTTTCATCTATTCGACCGTCTGCCCATATATAGTAATCTCTATATTTATTGTCCTTGCTCTTTCTTGCCTCTACAAACCATTCATGCTCATCTGATGTATGATTTAATACTAAGTCTGCAACGATTTTAATTCCACGTTTATGAGCCTCTGAAATCAGCTCCTTAAGTTCATCTAGATTACCAAACATTGGGTCAACATCATAGTAATCACTAACATCATATCCGTTATCATCCATTGGTGATTTATAGAATGGACATAGCCAAACCATGTTAATTCCTAAATTATTAAGGTAGTCTAACTTCTCAGTCACACCCTTTATGTCTCCGATTCCATCACCATTCGTATCGTTAAAACTCTTAGGATATATTTGGTAACCAATTGCTTCCATCCACCATTTTCGTTCCATTTTTGTCACTCACCTTCACTGTCTTATCTAGATTATTTTCATTTAAAATAAATGATTTCTACTCTTTTTATTTAATAGTTACGATTATTTAAACTCGTTTTAAGATAACTAAAGAACTATGTTCCACATTTAATGTATCTTTAACAATACCTAATGAATCAAGCCCGGCTCTAAATTTGTTTGCAAGTACATGATACTTAGATTCAATTTTAAATGGTACCATTTCTTTTGTAGCATTTATTAGCACACGATACTCCTCGTTTTTATAATTAATTGTGTAATCGATTAAACCAGGTCTTGTTGCTTTTATTGTTACGCATTGTTCAATTTCCTCTGTTGTATTTAATCTAAATCCTTTAAAAGATTTACGGATTGCAATTAATCCCTTTACAAACTCAACATTATCCATATGTTCATCACGACGATTCCAATCAAACCAGTTGATCTCATCTGGTGACATGTATGAGTTCTCCACACCTTGTTTCGTTCTTAAGAACTCTTGTCCACCATGTAAGAATGCAATTCCTTGTGAAACAAAGACTAATGAAGTTGCTAAACGATGAAGCTCCGGAATACGTTCTGGTTCATCTTTATAGGTGATTGATAACTGATCAAACAGTGTGTAATTATCATGACAAGCTGCATAACTGATCGATATATCAGGTCTTCCTAAATAGACATCATGTTCCTCTGTTTTTACTGTTGTCGCGAGTAGACAGTTCATTGCTAGATCTGTTTTTTTAACATTACCACCTATGAACCCAAGTTCATCTGTATTCGAATGTGGTCCTTTTAATCCATCACGATACCGGTCATTAAAGTGACCAATATTTCCTAGCTTTTTATAGTTACGCATTGATGCTTGTAAATCATCATCAAGTAAAGTTGGCATATGCCATCCTTCTCCATATAGCATAATTGATGGATCGATGCGATTTAGTTGGTATCTAATCTCGTTCATTGTCTCTATATCTTCAATTCCCATTAAATCAAATCGGAATCCGTCAAATCCATAAAAAGTGATCCAGCGTAGACAAGACTCCACGATATACTTTCTAACCATTAATTTATCACTTGCTACATCATTCCCACAGAATGATCCATTTGATATTTCATTATCGATTCCATAACGGAAATAGTAACCTGGCATTATTTGATGAAATGCACTTGTATACATATCAAACATATGATTATACACAACATCCATATTTACTCTCAGTCCTGCTTTATGTAATTTAGATATCATAGTCTTTAACTCAACTACACGACTATATGGGTCATAAACATCTGTTGCATAACTTCCTTCTGGTACGTTATATTGCATTGGGTCATAGCCCCAATTGTAAAATTTAAATTGATTTTCCTCTTCAACACTACCAAAATCATATACTGGTAATAACTGAACATGTGTAATTCCTAACGTTTTTAAATAATCAAAACCTGTCGGATTTCCTTGTTCTGTTGTTGTTCCTTCTTCTACAACACCTAGAAACTTTCCTTTTTTCTCAATATTTCCATTAGGGTTTACAGTAAAGTCTCTTACGTGCATTTCGTAAATCACAGCATCAGTAAATGATTTTAGTTCACTTGCTTGATCACGATTTAAATCAATATTTGTTTTTTCTAAATTGATTACATAACTTCTCTTATGATTTGGTGTTGATGAGAACGCATAAGGATCAGTAGCTTCATTCCATTCGCCATTAATTTTTAGTAAGTAAACATATGAAACACGATCAAGGTCTCCTTTAACTGTATGTGACCAAACACCCTTGTCATGACGGTCCATATTAAGAGTTGCTATTGTCCCATCAGGATACTTTAAATCTAATTTTACTTCTGTCGCAATCGGAGACCAGATTTTAAATGTTGTTGCAGTCTCACTGTAAACATTTCCTAATTCTCCATTATAGAAATACGTTTCATCAAATTCTTTTGTTCTTACTACAGAATCAATAATAAGAGGTGCTCTTAGTCCATGGTCATCAAGAATGTCATATTCGATACCAAACTCGATGTTCCCCTCCAATTTAGCATAGTAAGTCGTTTCTTCTTTCTTTTTCTCAATTTCTACTATATCTAATTCTATTAACTCTTTTCCTTTTTTTAATGTTAATGTTTCTGTTTCTCCGTTATAGTAACTATTTTTTATGGTTGCTTCGATTAAGTTTAGCTTGGTTAATAATGCTTTAAATGTTGCCATTTTTATACCTCCAGTATATTAAATCCTTTACACGGATTTGCACTCTTTATTTAGTTTATTCAATACAGATTATAGCATACTTTATAGATGTCACTCGCATTGTAAACGGTTACTGTTTTCAATAAACGACTTAAATCTACACTCTTTTTCTTATTATCTAGGATCACGATTAATTGATCACATTATCGGTAAATTATAGTACAATAAAATGAACTATTGTAACAATAATAGCCTATTTTGACATGCTAAATAGACTCCTAATGTGTTCATTACCTATATTTGGAGTCTATTCGAATTTATTTAATTTTTAATACACATGCTTCATATGGTCTTAATAATTCTAATTTAGTTGATGTATCTATGTAGTTCGAAACAATCACTTCTTTTGCGTCTATTCCTAAATCTACGGATTGTTCGTTTTCAGTGAAGTTTGCAATTACAAATAATTCATTGTCGCTATCAAAACGGCTGTAGGCAAATATAGCTTCATGGTTCTCTAGAATTAATTGATAATCACCATAAATAATTGTGTCACTGTATTCACTATTTTTACGTAAATCGATTAACTGCTTATATGTATAGAATACTGATTTTGGATCATTTAATGCATCTTCTACATTAATCTCTATAAAGTTAGGATTCAGTTTTAACCATGGTAAACCATTTGTAAATCCAGCATGCTCATTTCTTGTCCATTGCATAGGCGTTCTAGCATTGTCACGTCCCATTATATAAACACCATTCATGAACTCATCATGTGTTATTAATTTATTTTCTTCTACTATATCTCTATACGTACCATGAATTTCAACATCATTATATTCATGTAACGAATCAAATTTTACATTTGTCATTGCAATCTCTTCACCTTGATACACATAAGGTGTTCCTTTCATCATGTGCAAGATGGTCGCCAACATTTTAGCACTTTCTACTCTATATATCCCATCATTCCCCCATCTCGATACAATACGAGGTAAGTCATGGTTATTCCAAAATAATGAATTCCATCCGTTTTCAAGATCTGTCTGCCATTTACTTAAAATTTGTTTTAGTTGTTTGAAGTCTAGCTCTTTAGGTGTCCATTTTCCAAATTCTCCCCAGTCTAAAGTCATATGTTCAAATTGGAAAATCATGCTTAATTCTTTTCGAGAGGGCGAACTATATAGTTCTGCAATCTCAGGGTTTGCACCCCATGTTTCTCCTACTGTAAGTACATCGTAGTTACCAAAGGTTGCCTTGTTCATATCTTGTAATAACGGATGTAATCTAGGTCCGTTTCCAATGATTTTTTTATCAATCTCTTTACCTATTAAATCGATTACGTCCATTCTAAATCCACTGATCCCTCGATCTAACCACCAGTTAATCATATTATGAATTTCATCTTGAACTTTAGGGTTTTCCCAATTTAAATCCGGTTGTCCTTTAGCAAAGTTGTGGAAATAGTATTGTCCTGTAGTATTGTCGTAAGTCCAAGCTGATCCACCAAATGTACTTTTAAGGTCTGATGGTTCGTCACGCCAGATGTAGTAATCTCGATATGGATTATCCTTACTCTTTCTTGCTTCTTTGAACCATTCATGTTGATCGGATGTATGGTTTACTACTAAGTCCATTACGATTTTTATTTCACGCTCATTTGCTTCTTTAATAAGTCGATCCATATCATCTAATGTACCAAATAGTGGATCGATGTCTTGATAATCTGAAATATCATAACCGTTATCTTTCATCGGTGATTTGTAGACAGGACTTAACCAGATAACATCAACACCTAATTCATTTAAGTAATCTAGCTTTTCAATAATTCCATTTATATCACCGACACCGTTTCCTGTTGTATCATTAAAACTTCTCGGATAGATTTGATAAACAACTGATTTATGCCACCACTTTTTTTCCATTATATACACTCCTTTTTTTGTTCAATAATGTTTCATTAGCGATTATTATGAAAATTAACCATGATTCTCTTCCCTCTGATTTTACGATATTTATCTGAATATGAAAATGTACGAATTATGCTTTTTTTATACGATTTATACCTTTCATGTAATCCTTCTTTTGGTTATTGCTAGTAAGGTGACATTAATGGTAGGGAACGTCTCCTATAAACTAATGTAGTGCTTGAGATGCTTTGATAATTTTAAGCATAATAAAAACCATATAGATGAAACATCTATATGGTTTTAAATCCTTAATATGAACAAGATTTCTTATTCACCTGTAATACCTGATTTGTCAATACTTTCAACAAACCATCGTTGTACGATTGAGTACATAAAGATTAACGGTACAATTGATAAAAGTGTACCTGCAAATGCTTTTGACTCAGTAAAACTTAAATCTGGAGCTCTTGAAGCATCTCCACCGCTCTCAAATACGATTCCACCATAGGTTGACTCTAAATTTTCTAGTAACATAGGAATGGATTGATACTTACCATTCGAATAGACTGTTAAGAAGAAGGTTTCATTCCAATATAAGGCAAACCCATATACGAATGTAATAATGAAAGCCGGTGCTACCATTGGAAGAGCAATTTTATAGAAAATTTTAAATGCACCTGCGCCATCAATGATAGCAGCTTCTTCTACTGGTTTAGGAATCATTGCAAAGAACTGATAGAAAATTAGCGTAAAGAAAGCTGCTTGCAATCCTTGTCCCGTTAATGCTGGTAACAGAATTGGCATTAAACTTTTTTTGATACTAGGATCTGTAAACCCAACACCTTCTAGTATTGGTCGAAGAATACGATCCATTTCAGTATATAACTGGTTAGTTGGAATAAAGAATAATGTTTTTGGCATGATAAATGTAAAAATCATTAAGAAGATAATCACTTTCTTAAATGGAAAATTGTATCTTGCTAAACCATACCCAATAACAGCAGAAGCTGCTGCTAGACAGAGAGTAGAAATTCCAGCGATAAAAATTGACATATAAAGTGAATTTGGTAATAGATAAGATAATTTGAATCCATCGCTAGATATCATGCCAAACTGTGGTAGCAATGTATCCCATGTAGGTAAATTCAATGCTTTATACGTGAATTTATAGTTATCAAAATGGAGTTCAGATGGAATCCACCTAATCGTATTATCCACTAAATCGATATTTGACATCATACTTGTTGAAAACATGTAAATAAGAGGATAGATAAATACGAATCCTATCACAATTAA
Above is a window of Haloplasma contractile SSD-17B DNA encoding:
- a CDS encoding TMEM164 family acyltransferase, with amino-acid sequence MDSLHNGYDSRLFLFCSLWDYLVLRGNSCRNIAISTMLNQYVLSIILTFTKNRGIHTFVIFTGVLGRLGSMITPDVGYSYEYFRYYQFMTGHGLIIVILLYFMIVHRYIPTFKTTLRTLGILQVMAVVMLFFNTHYDTHYVYVKIAEDVAHEDTILAYLGSYPWYLINLELLGIGLFILWFGFIRLLYFKHFRQPE
- a CDS encoding glycoside hydrolase family 13 protein produces the protein MEKKWWHKSVVYQIYPRSFNDTTGNGVGDINGIIEKLDYLNELGVDVIWLSPVYKSPMKDNGYDISDYQDIDPLFGTLDDMDRLIKEANEREIKIVMDLVVNHTSDQHEWFKEARKSKDNPYRDYYIWRDEPSDLKSTFGGSAWTYDNTTGQYYFHNFAKGQPDLNWENPKVQDEIHNMINWWLDRGISGFRMDVIDLIGKEIDKKIIGNGPRLHPLLQDMNKATFGNYDVLTVGETWGANPEIAELYSSPSRKELSMIFQFEHMTLDWGEFGKWTPKELDFKQLKQILSKWQTDLENGWNSLFWNNHDLPRIVSRWGNDGIYRVESAKMLATILHMMKGTPYVYQGEEIAMTNVKFDSLHEYNDVEIHGTYRDIVEENKLITHDEFMNGVYIMGRDNARTPMQWTRNEHAGFTNGLPWLKLNPNFIEINVEDALNDPKSVFYTYKQLIDLRKNSEYSDTIIYGDYQLILENHEAIFAYSRFDSDNELFVIANFTENEQSVDLGIDAKEVIVSNYIDTSTKLELLRPYEACVLKIK
- a CDS encoding glycoside hydrolase family 13 protein, with the protein product MERKWWMEAIGYQIYPKSFNDTNGDGIGDIKGVTEKLDYLNNLGINMVWLCPFYKSPMDDNGYDVSDYYDVDPMFGNLDELKELISEAHKRGIKIVADLVLNHTSDEHEWFVEARKSKDNKYRDYYIWADGRIDEKGNEIEPTNWASFFGGSCWKKDEQTGQYFMKIFSNKMPDLNWKNEALRKEMYKMANWWLDLGIDGFRVDAVAHLSKSEFVDSEMKANPYACDWGKFSNLPKAHDYLQEFYKEVLKDRDVMTVGEVGGGATCMDALKYSGYDQNEFNMVFNFDHNWSHNEDGTTNVKNLKEIFNKWQTGTFGKGWNPLYWLNHDHPRVLSHYGNTGEYRNESAKMLATALYFMWGTPFIYNGEEIGMTNYPFETLEDFNDVAIKNQYEYAKKEGLSEREYVKKVKNGSRDNARTPMQWSNKLNAGFTDGEPWFHVNPNYKTVNVESQLKDPNSILNYYKQVTHLRRHGDYKNIIVYGSYRLIDRKNKFVYSYIREYNKKKLLVITNFTDKLVKVSYKYQMVKKVLSNYNNAKIEDLRNHILRPYEALVLEIK
- a CDS encoding carbohydrate ABC transporter permease, with amino-acid sequence MTKLINSIKSVQNYIEEKKTCLRKKLPKFKRIMLGMKVSDGFVFKFAMYFLLIVIGFVFIYPLIYMFSTSMMSNIDLVDNTIRWIPSELHFDNYKFTYKALNLPTWDTLLPQFGMISSDGFKLSYLLPNSLYMSIFIAGISTLCLAAASAVIGYGLARYNFPFKKVIIFLMIFTFIMPKTLFFIPTNQLYTEMDRILRPILEGVGFTDPSIKKSLMPILLPALTGQGLQAAFFTLIFYQFFAMIPKPVEEAAIIDGAGAFKIFYKIALPMVAPAFIITFVYGFALYWNETFFLTVYSNGKYQSIPMLLENLESTYGGIVFESGGDASRAPDLSFTESKAFAGTLLSIVPLIFMYSIVQRWFVESIDKSGITGE
- a CDS encoding BaiN/RdsA family NAD(P)/FAD-dependent oxidoreductase — translated: MYDVIVIGAGPSGMFAALTAAKQGKNVLLIEKNEDVGKKMRITGGGRCNITNFKDTNEFISSLPTRNGRFLYSSLNNFNPYDIYYFFESIGVPLKIEPDDKVFPVSDQSMDFIHALKKEMNTHHVTIKCNTEVLNLKLMEDHKRVITKQEIYDTKNLVIATGGKSYPHTGSSGQGHEFGIKANHTLTELFPTETPLISNDPIIASKRLQGLSFKEVQLSLLNQDNQIVKSHLHDLIFTHFGLSGPAALKLSQFVYHHLQEHRVAHVALDVLPNETNLSIIDEIKSRRQESPNKKIKNVLSNLSQSRYLEFLYEHLTINQEQKIANMSNNQIDDFVQAIKGLVINIHDVRPIKNAFVTGGGISLDEINPKTMESKLIPGLYFIGEVLDLHGYTGGYNMTIALSTGYTAGISIQ
- a CDS encoding PfkB family carbohydrate kinase yields the protein MTRGFRCKIDTDEKIIKYGKRLINRGAKNVLISLGIDGPILNTHKDVYRAYTVREEAINPVGAGDSMVAGFIMII
- the pulA gene encoding type I pullulanase produces the protein MATFKALLTKLNLIEATIKNSYYNGETETLTLKKGKELIELDIVEIEKKKEETTYYAKLEGNIEFGIEYDILDDHGLRAPLIIDSVVRTKEFDETYFYNGELGNVYSETATTFKIWSPIATEVKLDLKYPDGTIATLNMDRHDKGVWSHTVKGDLDRVSYVYLLKINGEWNEATDPYAFSSTPNHKRSYVINLEKTNIDLNRDQASELKSFTDAVIYEMHVRDFTVNPNGNIEKKGKFLGVVEEGTTTEQGNPTGFDYLKTLGITHVQLLPVYDFGSVEEENQFKFYNWGYDPMQYNVPEGSYATDVYDPYSRVVELKTMISKLHKAGLRVNMDVVYNHMFDMYTSAFHQIMPGYYFRYGIDNEISNGSFCGNDVASDKLMVRKYIVESCLRWITFYGFDGFRFDLMGIEDIETMNEIRYQLNRIDPSIMLYGEGWHMPTLLDDDLQASMRNYKKLGNIGHFNDRYRDGLKGPHSNTDELGFIGGNVKKTDLAMNCLLATTVKTEEHDVYLGRPDISISYAACHDNYTLFDQLSITYKDEPERIPELHRLATSLVFVSQGIAFLHGGQEFLRTKQGVENSYMSPDEINWFDWNRRDEHMDNVEFVKGLIAIRKSFKGFRLNTTEEIEQCVTIKATRPGLIDYTINYKNEEYRVLINATKEMVPFKIESKYHVLANKFRAGLDSLGIVKDTLNVEHSSLVILKRV
- a CDS encoding rhodanese-like domain-containing protein; the protein is MKSIILLISSILLAVFLVGCSSTSNTQDITTDELKDMLSKDYQFIDIRTDEEYNAGHIEEFDQNIDYYQFKDNHDLLENLDQTKPTVIICRSGNRSGQAKKLLSELGFKEVYNVTGGISSWDGKLVK